The Eretmochelys imbricata isolate rEreImb1 chromosome 4, rEreImb1.hap1, whole genome shotgun sequence sequence TCCAAGTTGTTGTACATTTACAAAGCAACAAGGGAGACCGTTATCTGCATGGAAAAGTAGGTTTACCAGTAATATTTTAGGACAGTTATAAAAATGAATCAGgctacaagatttttaaaaaatactgttttatttAGACATTTACTTAGGAAAACCTAAACATAAATGAGCAGGTCAAGTGTTACCACTAACATAGCCACAAATACCAGAACAAAAGACAATCCTGGGTATCACACCTACACTGTACAAAAGAAATACAAGAAAGTGCAACACCGATTGGGTACTTGTACCCAGTAATAAGGAAAACGCTTGAAGCTGTAACTTATATAGAAATAGCAGCATCCTTCTCCTGTACCAAGGAAGCTCACATTCAGATTAGTAGTATTCCTTTACCAACGCATCACAAAAAAAACACCATGGGATAGTTATTGATTGTACTGCTAGGACTGCCAGCATATGTTCTCTTTTTCCTAGCACAAGCAATGAAGCATTCATTACAGGACAATGAAAATTAATTCTACTTCCCCACTATGTAGTGGTGGCTAGTCAGAGTTAGGTAAACCCTACTCAATGCTTCATTCCCTGTACAGCAAGGCAGCTGTGGGTCACTTATCTGGACCGACAGTATGCGGCTACTGGTCAACTCTGTTAAACCTGATCCTTAGTAAGGGCTCCACTGGAGCCATTTGGTGGTCTCTCCAGGACTGCACAACACAAGACACGTGGCGAAAGAGTCTGTCTACAACACACTAGTATCTCATTTCCGATTCAGCACTATGCACAAGTTTAATCTCATTGAGTACAATATGGGGAAGTGATATTTCCTCTCAAACATTTGTTATTTTGTGGGCTGAGAATTATTGAATCTTTATGTCCCACTGGGTAGCGAAGAGATGCCGCACTTTGATGACATCATCAGGTTAAGAAACCTCTACAACCTGCCTCAACTCTTCAAACAAGGGAGCAAGCTCCTTCTCTAAGCTGACGATCAATCCTGTAACAATAAAGAAGAGATACAAAATAGTTACACTACACACAGTATCCATTAAGCCTCTCTCCAAAGTAGTCAATAATAATGAAAGTGTATTAAAACTAAACTGATTTCACTTCAGCGTCTCATGCTGCAAGGAAGCAGCATATGAGAACTAGTCACAGCGAAGACCAGCAATTGCCACTGTAATTAAGTGCCCTCTGGTCTCTTCCTCTTCGAAGCAAATAAGAATCAAGTAAGAGCAAAACGGGGCAGGAAAGTCCCCAAAACAGGAAGATGGCCAATGCAAGCACAGTCCTCCTCTGGCACCTGCAGCATTGCCTCCACACCATGCAGGCTCTAGGGAGTATTGGGAGAAGGTGTACGCTGGAAAGTCAGAAGAGTGACGCCACAAGAGAGGATTTCCTCTGGAACAAGCAGAGAGCCAGAAGGATATATTGGAGGGTCAAACTCAGAGTCCTGCATAACTGAAGGGCATAATTTTGAGACAAGGTGTTGCACGGGTCAACAGAGTGCAAAATCTGGCCTGCAGAATCTTTGTTACGTCATCTGTATCATCACTAGCAAAAAGTATTAAGCACTAATGTATGAAGCTGTTCAAGACATAAGACAAGACAGTACTTTCCCTGCAGACCTTAGCATCTAACAGACAAAAGTGAAGACTAGACACTGAAGCCTGGAGGAGGACGGAATAACGTAGAGGCttttgttagtttttgttttcatgtttgGTTTGCTTTTTGTGGGCACTGAGGGAGAAGAAAGATTGTCAACTGTTTGTATTGTGGGGTCATTACCAGTGCATTTTCCAAATAAGTGAGGTTCACATCCTGTTTAAGGTAATGCATTATTGGAACAGGCAGGAAAATGAATTGCTTTGAAGAAAGATgataggcatttttgaaaattttgccaaaCTGCTACTTTCAAAAGTTTCAAATATTAGCCCCCTTTGGGACTCACTTTTTTCCAATCAATCATGACACCCTTTTTATCAGATTCCATGCTGGTGACAAGCTAATATGCAGTTTTGTAATGAATACTGACCTAAGCTGATGGAACTCATATTTttcaaatgaattattttaagtCTTATTGAAAACATATCACTCTAGTCATAACAGTTTCGGAAATTACTGATAATGAAAACGTACCGGTGTTGGCATTGCTGCTAGCAATGAAACTTACTACCAAAGGTAACCGATTGAACTGGACCAccttaaaaacataaaaacaaaagttcctcagaaacaaaaaaaaatcaatatactgCTTGTCAGAAAAACAGCGTGACATCTGCTATACTCATTCcctaatcctgcagtccttactcatgcaACTGGTCCCGTCAATTTAAATTAGAAATCGGAATAAGGACTGGGTTTTATGTACAGGTTTTAAAGATTCAGCGTTCAAAGGTGCTAGCAGAGAGAGCCACAAAATGGGATTGCTGTCTCACAGGTATGTACGGTATGTTACACATTGTGAAATCTAACCAATTTTAAAAGCTGTAGCATAGTGTGTATGTTATTTTCTCCCTCTTGTTACATGATAAAAAAAACTATTCGAGGGAAGGAGATATTATTACCCAGATATTCATGAAGAATTCAGAAATGCTGAACATACAGTAGTAGGGTCAGAAGAATGTCAGGCCAATGCTGTCAGGTCAGGGGCAAACAGCTACTTTTTTACATTTACTTTCCATCAAACAAAGCTGAATGCAGCAAGTCTAAACAGTTAATGCAAACAAATGACAAAAGCCGAACGTCCTTCTGTAAATTCTGCTCATCAATCCACTGTGAACTGAGCAGGAGTGTGAATCTGTTGAAGGGTGATGGATTTCAGTAGACACATGAAGAACACCACCAAGTTTATAAACTGTGAATTCTTTTATGTAAAATGTCCTTGCCCAGACACTATTACTGAAGCAGGATTTAACGGTTACACAGTTTAAAGTGGACAGAAGCCCCAGCTTGTTCAGCAGTATCGCTGATCACATGTATATAAATGAGCATTTTGTTCTtcaagagaaatatttttaaatgatcagcAATAAACACAAATTTAGAATGGTAGATATTAGAGATTTGCAACAGGCACCAACAGCTGGAGAACACAGTGAGCTTCAAGTACTGCCCTGAACCAGTAACTCATTATTGATGCTGGAAAACAAAAGCTAATTTCAATGAATATTGCAAAAATTCGGCATAACCAGCTCTtacatattttagaaaataaaatacacatttaaataTAATCAATCCCCAGTGGAAAGCcagcatagtttaaaaaaaaagtcacagaggACTAGCTCTGGCCAATAGACCCTTACCTGGTATGTGTTGTAGTAACAGATGATACTCTTGTTTTTTGAAAGCCCTAGTTTGCTGCCCTGGTCTGTTGCAAGTGCAAAGGTGGACAAGAAACCAGGTCTAAGTGCATGCTCTGGAGCATTATCATTGGCAACTGGAACAAAACATATTTCACATTCCTATATGATATGGGTCAGGCATCCTGCACATGAGGCAACAGTAAACTAGATCAGATCTCATACATATCAAACCGCCCCTCCCTGCTTCCCACCTTCCCTCAATAATGAATGCCTATTGATGTGCTTTGGAAGATGCATGTaaatgttttactctgtatatCTTTATCACCACTTCAGCAGCCCGCTTTCCTAATGTTCTGAGGATGGCTTATTTTCTACATGCTTGTTTGTTGCGCCATGATCTGTGCGGATGCTGTTTGGTTTTATTGCATCACCTGCAGTAGCACGCCAGACCCATCTATCTGCCTTCAGATTCACACATACATGCCACTCCTACCGAGCATCATTAAATGAGATGGGACATAAAAACCATCTGCAGATGCCTGAATCTTTACATTCTTAACTTACACCATTGTGTCTGTTGCACTAGATGTCTCACACTACTACTGGAAAGTAAGGGAAGGATAGCACAACCCCAATGCAAACAAATTCAGAATTACATCAGAGCGGTTGGATGCATCTATCCGTGGGTAGCATTTGGTCATATCAGTCTTAGGGGAAGACTTCTGTTCAACCAATCCTGGTGTTGTCTACCAATCTGAAAGCAGCTTTAAGATATAAACTCCTTACATGATTCCAACTCTTTTCACTGATGACATGGTAAGGTGCCTACAGACTATGGTTTTAAACACACTGCATGTACCTAGATAGAGACTCCCTTTAAGAGATTATTTCTCTTGTTAAAATGTCCCAAATTTGAGCATGTCTGACTTAATGCTTAGATCAACCTCCAATATTTACAGTAAACTAAAAGCCAGACAGGAGGAAGAGCCCTCTCTTCAATAGGAAGCCACTTTTTGTCTTTCAATTAAAGATGTAAATTATTATACAGTAGATGTACAATCAGATGTTATGATTTACCTTTGATAACAGGCAC is a genomic window containing:
- the LAMTOR3 gene encoding ragulator complex protein LAMTOR3 isoform X1, with the translated sequence MADELKRFLYKKLPSVEGLHAILVSDRDGVPVIKVANDNAPEHALRPGFLSTFALATDQGSKLGLSKNKSIICYYNTYQVVQFNRLPLVVSFIASSNANTGLIVSLEKELAPLFEELRQVVEVS
- the LAMTOR3 gene encoding ragulator complex protein LAMTOR3 isoform X3, producing MADELKRFLYKKLPSVEGLHAILVSDRDGVPVIKVANDNAPEHALRPGFLSTFALATDQGSKLGLSKNKSIICYYNTYQVVQFNRLPLVVSFIASSNANTAVHGMKYLSAR
- the LAMTOR3 gene encoding ragulator complex protein LAMTOR3 isoform X4, with product MADELKRFLYKKLPSVEGLHAILVSDRDGVPVIKVANDNAPEHALRPGFLSTFALATDQGSKLGLSKNKSIICYYNTYQVVQFNRLPLVVSFIASSNANTVHGMKYLSAR
- the LAMTOR3 gene encoding ragulator complex protein LAMTOR3 isoform X2; its protein translation is MADELKRFLYKKLPSVEGLHAILVSDRDGVPVIKVANDNAPEHALRPGFLSTFALATDQGSKLGLSKNKSIICYYNTYQVVQFNRLPLVVSFIASSNANTGGEEDVCSTVEKQ